A region of Catenibacterium mitsuokai DNA encodes the following proteins:
- the mfd gene encoding transcription-repair coupling factor codes for MEKILNLLKDNQALRTLDTDNGTIVTNSTSDEAYLIAGSFWHNPRKILIIKNNQYEAFNLYKTLTELVNQVVYFPADESLRVESVAYSYELLGERINALYAMTQDKPMICVCHMHSMTRYITPVDLFKKSIISLKKGDTIDPLELKKMLQFIGYKNTQRVDSPFYYSRRGEVLDVYTIQYDHPVRIEFFDDEIEEISFYDKDSQRRTNKIESIDILPATDMMYEDDGLSQVEASIQTLKDKMTVKDDFKDELEQTYALDIESLKAHDYNPRIYQYLGLFPETATIMDYARDYTIITASLASILASYKTYMEENYLYYHELEEIGQMIRGLKLINNPQTILKRQNVDFVRFRENDQQIMFMTQPVMISMANEKIFISQLKDLLTYNRVMIGVDEKRQIDVLVNLFTDHAIPFTLTSATNKIYDGVNLFLGHLPCGMNFVEEKTVLLTSQELFKVQETKKKYIKYRDATKISDYNELKVGDYVVHDTNGIGQYMGIETLVVDGVHKDYLHIAYKGNDILYVPVEQFQLIRKYSSRDGKPPRIHALGSPKWAKEKARVRQKVDGLADDLINLYAERMRQPGFAFEPDGDLQLEFESEFGYELTPDQAQAVEEIKKDMETPRPMDRLLCGDVGFGKTEVALRACFKAIVSKKQCAFLCPTTILSSQHYRTMQKRFEKFPVNIALLNRFTTTKEKKQILSDLKEGNIDLLVGTHRILSKDVEFKDLGLLCIDEEQRFGVRQKEKIKNLRKTIDVLTLTATPIPRTLQMSIMGIRGLSQIETPPLNRLPVQTYVSEKSWALIKQVIERELSRNGQVFYLHNRTENIYEIASTLQTLLPHARIGVGHGQMDKTELEDVMTDFVEKKYDILVCTTIIETGIDIPNANTIIIENADKFGLAQLYQIKGRVGRSARIAYAYLLYTKDRAMTEEAQKRLTAIKEFTQLGSGYKIAMRDLSIRGSGDILGGEQAGFIDQVGFDMYMKILQDAIDEKQGKIKEDDTVPSRNISVDGYIPEDYVESDMEKLELYQRVYKANDLEALKRVEQELTDLYGVLPSQVRNIVVKRRFDILSHDPLIEDVKDGSQGLEMRFSKVFLEDLDGQKFFAYVNHMFKKPQMKYTEGMLTIVSGMEPYYVSASTEFLDTVLKQYYKTHTSV; via the coding sequence ATGGAAAAAATACTGAATCTTTTAAAAGATAATCAGGCCCTACGTACCTTAGATACAGACAATGGAACTATTGTCACAAACTCAACTAGCGATGAGGCTTATCTCATTGCTGGTTCTTTTTGGCATAATCCAAGAAAAATCCTGATTATTAAAAACAACCAATATGAGGCATTTAACCTCTATAAAACATTAACTGAACTTGTGAATCAGGTGGTCTATTTCCCTGCAGATGAATCATTACGTGTTGAATCAGTGGCTTATTCTTATGAACTATTAGGTGAGAGAATTAATGCATTATATGCGATGACACAGGATAAACCGATGATCTGTGTCTGTCATATGCATTCAATGACACGTTATATTACTCCTGTAGACCTTTTTAAGAAGAGTATTATAAGCTTGAAGAAGGGAGATACGATTGATCCTTTAGAACTCAAGAAGATGTTACAGTTTATTGGATATAAGAATACGCAAAGAGTTGATTCACCTTTCTATTATTCTAGACGAGGGGAAGTACTTGATGTTTATACAATCCAATATGACCATCCTGTGCGTATTGAATTCTTTGATGATGAAATAGAAGAAATCTCTTTCTATGATAAAGACTCACAAAGACGAACAAATAAAATAGAGTCTATCGATATTCTTCCAGCTACAGATATGATGTATGAAGATGATGGCTTATCGCAGGTAGAAGCATCTATTCAGACATTAAAAGATAAGATGACTGTCAAGGATGATTTCAAGGATGAACTTGAACAGACCTATGCATTAGATATTGAATCACTTAAAGCACATGATTATAATCCACGTATTTATCAGTATTTAGGTTTATTCCCTGAAACGGCCACAATCATGGATTATGCACGTGATTATACAATTATTACTGCATCTCTCGCTTCTATTCTTGCTTCTTATAAGACATATATGGAAGAGAACTACCTCTATTACCATGAATTAGAAGAAATAGGACAGATGATCAGAGGACTTAAACTGATTAATAATCCTCAGACTATATTAAAACGTCAGAATGTAGACTTTGTTCGATTTAGAGAAAATGATCAACAGATCATGTTTATGACGCAGCCTGTCATGATTTCTATGGCTAATGAAAAAATCTTTATTAGTCAGTTAAAGGATTTACTTACATACAATCGTGTCATGATTGGTGTAGATGAAAAGCGTCAGATCGATGTATTAGTCAACTTATTTACCGATCATGCTATTCCTTTTACTCTCACAAGTGCCACAAATAAGATCTATGATGGCGTTAATCTATTCTTAGGACATTTACCTTGTGGAATGAACTTTGTAGAAGAGAAGACTGTATTACTCACAAGCCAGGAACTTTTCAAGGTACAAGAAACAAAGAAGAAATATATTAAATACAGAGATGCGACTAAAATCTCTGACTACAATGAATTAAAGGTAGGAGACTATGTTGTTCATGATACAAATGGTATTGGACAATATATGGGTATTGAAACATTAGTCGTTGATGGTGTGCATAAGGATTATCTACATATTGCTTATAAAGGTAATGATATCCTCTATGTTCCAGTAGAACAGTTCCAGTTAATTAGAAAATATTCATCTAGAGATGGTAAACCACCTCGTATTCATGCTTTAGGCTCACCTAAATGGGCAAAAGAGAAAGCAAGAGTCAGACAGAAGGTAGATGGTCTTGCTGATGATCTGATTAACTTATATGCAGAAAGAATGAGACAGCCAGGTTTTGCGTTTGAACCTGATGGGGATCTTCAATTAGAGTTTGAAAGTGAGTTTGGTTATGAATTGACTCCAGACCAGGCACAGGCTGTAGAAGAAATCAAGAAAGATATGGAAACACCACGTCCTATGGATAGACTATTATGTGGGGATGTTGGGTTTGGTAAGACAGAAGTGGCTTTAAGAGCCTGCTTTAAGGCAATTGTATCGAAGAAACAGTGTGCTTTCCTATGTCCTACAACTATTCTTTCTTCCCAGCATTATCGTACGATGCAGAAACGTTTTGAGAAGTTCCCAGTGAATATTGCGTTACTCAATCGTTTTACGACGACTAAAGAAAAGAAACAGATTCTATCTGATTTAAAGGAAGGTAATATTGATTTATTAGTTGGTACACATCGTATTTTATCCAAGGATGTAGAGTTCAAGGATTTAGGGTTACTATGTATCGATGAAGAACAGCGTTTTGGTGTGAGACAGAAAGAGAAGATCAAGAACCTTAGAAAAACAATTGATGTTCTTACACTCACTGCCACACCAATTCCGCGTACATTACAGATGTCCATCATGGGAATTAGAGGACTCTCACAAATAGAAACACCACCATTAAATAGATTACCTGTACAGACCTATGTATCAGAAAAAAGTTGGGCTCTCATTAAACAGGTGATTGAAAGAGAATTATCACGTAATGGTCAGGTATTCTATCTTCATAATAGAACAGAGAATATCTATGAAATAGCCTCTACTTTACAGACTCTCTTACCTCATGCACGTATTGGGGTAGGACATGGTCAGATGGATAAGACAGAACTAGAAGATGTCATGACTGATTTCGTAGAAAAGAAATATGATATCTTAGTATGTACAACTATTATTGAGACAGGTATTGATATACCGAATGCGAATACGATTATTATTGAGAATGCGGATAAGTTTGGTTTAGCACAGCTTTATCAGATCAAAGGACGTGTTGGTAGAAGTGCACGTATTGCGTATGCTTATCTTCTCTATACAAAAGATCGTGCTATGACAGAAGAAGCCCAAAAGAGACTCACTGCCATTAAGGAATTCACACAATTAGGCTCTGGTTATAAGATTGCGATGAGAGACCTGTCTATTAGAGGAAGTGGTGATATTCTTGGTGGTGAACAGGCTGGATTTATTGATCAGGTCGGTTTTGATATGTACATGAAGATCTTGCAGGATGCGATAGATGAAAAGCAGGGTAAGATCAAGGAAGATGATACAGTTCCATCACGTAATATATCTGTGGATGGTTATATTCCAGAAGACTATGTAGAGAGTGATATGGAGAAATTGGAACTCTACCAGCGTGTTTATAAAGCCAATGACTTAGAAGCCCTCAAACGTGTGGAACAGGAATTAACAGACCTTTATGGTGTACTACCATCACAGGTACGTAATATTGTCGTAAAGAGAAGATTTGATATCCTCTCACATGATCCACTTATTGAAGATGTCAAGGATGGAAGCCAGGGATTAGAGATGCGTTTCTCTAAAGTCTTCTTAGAAGACCTAGATGGACAGAAGTTCTTTGCATATGTGAATCATATGTTCAAGAAGCCACAAATGAAATATACAGAAGGTATGTTGACGATTGTGAGTGGTATGGAACCATACTATGTTTCTGCATCTACTGAATTTTTAGACACAGTTTTGAAACAATATTATAAAACACACACTAGTGTTTAA
- the pth gene encoding aminoacyl-tRNA hydrolase, which translates to MKLIVGLGNPGKEYDMTRHNTGFYCLDVLSDEMNQSIDKEKFKGLYTKFKYKGEDVILLKPQTYMNNSGESVAAVMQFFKIPVEDLLVIYDDMDMPTGKLRLREKGSAGGHNGIKSIIAHVGTQNFKRIRVGISKNKLYSVVDWVLGHFSKEEEKLISEGAKRATEAVLCYLDDSFNKAMNKYN; encoded by the coding sequence ATGAAATTAATTGTTGGATTAGGAAATCCTGGTAAAGAATATGATATGACAAGACATAATACAGGATTTTATTGTTTAGATGTCTTAAGTGATGAAATGAATCAATCTATTGATAAAGAAAAGTTCAAAGGCTTATATACTAAATTCAAGTATAAGGGTGAGGATGTTATCTTACTTAAGCCTCAGACTTATATGAACAATTCTGGTGAATCTGTTGCGGCAGTGATGCAGTTCTTCAAGATTCCTGTTGAAGATCTATTAGTTATTTATGATGATATGGATATGCCTACTGGTAAGCTTCGCTTAAGAGAAAAAGGCAGCGCGGGTGGACATAATGGAATCAAGAGTATTATTGCTCATGTAGGTACTCAGAACTTCAAGCGTATTCGTGTAGGTATTTCTAAGAATAAGCTTTATAGTGTAGTGGACTGGGTACTTGGACACTTCTCTAAGGAAGAAGAAAAGCTAATCTCAGAAGGTGCTAAACGTGCGACAGAAGCTGTTTTATGTTATTTAGATGATAGTTTTAATAAAGCAATGAATAAATATAACTAG
- the pulA gene encoding type I pullulanase, with the protein MQRESIRMYAYAIDFDLIKVNLSLNYYNGISSQYYLKNLDTSEVKILKGEATEKENGFQSYLLHTDFSVGTRYKVFDNYGLACFLDFSQLSMSKEFDDHFYYDGDDLGSHYTKEKTTFKVWSPLSTEVVLKIWKDEDLHYYPLERGDKGVYSTTIKKDLDGYEYVYVIGMNEESTETADPYAYSCTANMHSSVVIDLDKVRRVDYPLTELKHNTDAVIYEVGVRDFSVDEFGQITHKGKFLGFCEEGTVTKNGFSSGMDYLDMLGVTHVQLLPVNDYATVDEDHPDLLYNWGYDPAQYNVPEGSYITDPNDGYKRIQECQRMVRRIHKHNMRVILDVVYNHMHDVNNNALEKTVPYYFFRRDEKGELSNGSWCGNDLNSTAKMCRKYILDMCKRWQVLYGVDGFRMDLMGIVDIDTVNMIYEQGHSLDSSFMLYGEGWNMGTALPDSEKTIIENNHKTPHVGFFNDHFRDTIKGPNQMEVKGYTSGDTYKTNEAIIAMCDYNKFSSIEQSINYAECHDNATVFDKFIISNGHEDEYCRQKRCLLTLAMTILAQGVPFIHAGQEFLGTKNGNQNSYNAGDAVNKLDWERHDRYMNVVQAVKFFIDLRKNNKCFRYYDYEEMHQHVFINNIYYRMVEYHLTQDEGDYKEFKIYFNPSYDVITIGIEDDFKILYSMSNERIENGQLNVFGVSMVVCAR; encoded by the coding sequence ATGCAAAGGGAATCAATACGTATGTATGCTTATGCGATTGATTTTGATTTGATCAAGGTCAATTTATCATTAAATTATTATAACGGAATTTCAAGTCAGTATTATTTAAAAAATTTAGATACAAGTGAAGTCAAGATACTTAAAGGCGAAGCGACTGAGAAAGAAAATGGATTCCAGTCGTATCTTTTGCATACAGACTTTTCTGTAGGTACAAGATATAAAGTGTTTGATAATTATGGTCTTGCTTGTTTTTTAGATTTTAGTCAGCTTTCTATGAGTAAAGAGTTTGATGATCATTTTTATTATGATGGTGATGATTTAGGCAGTCATTATACAAAAGAGAAAACAACATTCAAGGTTTGGTCACCTCTTTCTACGGAAGTTGTATTAAAAATTTGGAAAGATGAAGACCTTCATTATTATCCTTTAGAAAGAGGAGATAAGGGGGTCTATAGTACAACTATTAAGAAAGATCTAGATGGTTATGAATATGTTTATGTTATTGGAATGAATGAGGAATCCACTGAAACAGCGGATCCATATGCTTATTCTTGTACAGCTAATATGCATAGTTCAGTTGTTATTGATTTAGATAAAGTTAGAAGAGTCGATTATCCTTTGACAGAACTAAAACATAATACAGATGCAGTTATTTATGAAGTAGGTGTCAGAGACTTCTCTGTGGATGAATTTGGACAGATCACACATAAAGGTAAGTTCTTAGGTTTCTGTGAAGAAGGCACAGTGACTAAGAATGGCTTTTCATCAGGTATGGACTATTTAGATATGCTTGGTGTGACTCATGTACAGTTATTACCTGTTAATGATTATGCAACTGTGGATGAAGATCATCCAGATTTACTTTATAACTGGGGTTATGATCCAGCACAATATAATGTACCTGAAGGCAGTTATATTACTGATCCTAATGATGGTTATAAGAGAATCCAGGAATGTCAGCGTATGGTACGCCGTATTCATAAGCATAATATGAGAGTCATTCTTGATGTAGTCTATAATCATATGCATGATGTAAATAATAATGCATTAGAAAAGACAGTCCCTTATTATTTCTTTAGAAGAGATGAGAAGGGTGAATTATCTAATGGTTCATGGTGTGGGAATGATTTAAATAGTACTGCCAAGATGTGTCGTAAATATATCTTAGATATGTGCAAGAGATGGCAGGTTCTTTATGGTGTAGATGGCTTTAGAATGGATCTTATGGGTATTGTGGATATTGATACAGTGAATATGATTTATGAACAGGGCCATTCATTAGATTCTTCATTTATGCTATATGGTGAAGGATGGAATATGGGTACTGCATTACCTGATTCAGAAAAGACAATAATTGAAAATAACCATAAAACACCTCATGTAGGTTTCTTTAATGATCATTTCAGAGATACAATCAAGGGACCTAATCAGATGGAAGTCAAAGGCTATACATCTGGGGATACATATAAGACAAATGAAGCCATTATCGCAATGTGTGACTACAATAAGTTCTCATCAATAGAACAGAGTATTAACTATGCTGAATGTCATGATAATGCGACTGTATTTGATAAATTCATTATTTCTAATGGACATGAAGATGAATATTGTCGTCAGAAGAGATGCTTATTAACACTTGCAATGACTATTCTAGCTCAGGGTGTTCCTTTTATTCATGCCGGACAGGAATTCTTAGGAACTAAGAATGGTAATCAGAATTCTTATAATGCAGGAGATGCAGTCAATAAATTAGACTGGGAACGTCATGACCGTTATATGAATGTTGTACAGGCTGTAAAGTTCTTTATAGATTTAAGAAAAAACAACAAGTGCTTTAGATATTATGACTATGAAGAGATGCATCAGCATGTATTTATCAACAATATCTACTATCGTATGGTAGAATATCATTTGACTCAGGATGAAGGAGATTATAAAGAATTTAAGATTTATTTTAATCCTTCATATGATGTGATTACTATTGGTATTGAAGATGATTTTAAGATATTATATAGTATGTCAAATGAAAGAATAGAAAATGGACAGCTCAATGTATTTGGTGTATCCATGGTTGTATGTGCAAGATAG
- a CDS encoding DUF1292 domain-containing protein, with the protein MKDTFVLDVDGEEVTCEVILGFTDDATGKEYIIYTDNSSDEDDQLNIYASQVDPEDADNILPIETEEEYAFVQEVLDSMMSEDEE; encoded by the coding sequence ATGAAAGATACATTCGTACTAGACGTAGATGGTGAAGAAGTGACTTGTGAAGTTATCTTAGGATTTACAGATGACGCAACAGGAAAAGAATATATCATTTATACAGATAACAGTTCAGATGAAGATGATCAGTTGAATATCTATGCTTCACAGGTAGATCCTGAGGATGCAGATAATATTCTTCCTATTGAAACAGAAGAAGAATATGCATTTGTACAGGAAGTATTAGACTCAATGATGTCTGAAGATGAAGAATAA
- a CDS encoding glycogen/starch/alpha-glucan phosphorylase: protein MFNTKEEFKYEFSKRIIESYGRTVEEAHLTEKFMVLETMVRDYASVNWAMTKMAVQAKQQKQVHYFSMEFLVGRLLVNNMMNLGIYEIAKEGLADYGINIHDLEELESDAGLGNGGLGRLAACFMDSLASLSYPAFGNTIRYDYGFFKQKIENGYQVEVPDQWLRLGNMWEVRKPKHATEVKFWGKVIWDDATGGWKHVDYEAVRAVPYDMPIVGNDTKVTNTLRLWKAEPSENIPTNKDFRQYAQEVNDICQTLYPDDSTHAGRVLRLKQQYFFVCAGINSIIRAHLRVYPDLTNFHEKNVIQLNDTHPVLVIPELMRVFIDDYGMEWDDAWNIVCKTCAYTNHTILAEALEKWPVDMMRDLLPRVYQIIEEINRRFIGFVKQQTENDNDLLQRVMIIKDGQVHMARLAIAGSFSVNGVAQLHSDILKEREMKDFDTLYPNKFNNKTNGVTHRRWLAYCNPQLTSLINESIGDSWMHRPDDLQKLAPFVEDSITQSKFYNVKQQRKQILADYIKEHNGIDVDVNSIFDIQVKRLHAYKRQLLNVMHIIYLYQRMKEDSSFRIYPHTYIFGAKAAPSYYLAKKIIKLINSVADKVNNDPETNKYLKVVFIENYGVTIAEKIIPAADVSEQISTAGKEASGTSNMKFMMNGAVTLGTLDGANVEIADLVGDDNIVIFGMKDNEVNELKAKGTYNSWNEYNNNPNIKKVVDSLVDGTFHPSREEFKIIFDELMSRNDEYFLLKDFESYRLAQEKINNLYQNRQNWSKMCLANIAKSGHFSSDRTIEDYVKDIWHLNRVKI from the coding sequence ATGTTTAATACAAAAGAGGAATTTAAATATGAATTTTCTAAGCGAATCATTGAGTCATATGGTCGTACAGTAGAAGAAGCACATTTAACAGAAAAGTTCATGGTTCTTGAAACTATGGTACGTGACTATGCATCTGTTAACTGGGCTATGACAAAGATGGCAGTTCAGGCTAAGCAGCAGAAACAGGTTCACTATTTCTCAATGGAATTCTTAGTTGGTCGTCTATTAGTCAACAATATGATGAACTTAGGTATTTATGAAATTGCAAAAGAAGGTCTTGCTGATTATGGTATTAATATCCATGATCTAGAAGAATTAGAATCTGATGCTGGTTTAGGTAATGGTGGTTTAGGCCGTCTTGCTGCCTGCTTCATGGATTCTTTAGCTTCTTTATCTTATCCAGCTTTCGGTAACACTATTCGTTATGATTATGGTTTCTTCAAACAGAAGATTGAAAATGGATATCAGGTAGAAGTACCAGACCAGTGGTTACGTTTAGGTAATATGTGGGAAGTAAGAAAACCTAAGCATGCAACAGAAGTTAAATTCTGGGGTAAAGTAATCTGGGATGATGCAACTGGTGGATGGAAGCATGTAGATTATGAAGCAGTACGTGCTGTTCCTTATGATATGCCAATTGTTGGTAATGATACTAAGGTGACTAATACATTAAGATTATGGAAAGCTGAACCTAGTGAAAATATTCCTACAAATAAGGATTTCCGTCAGTATGCTCAGGAAGTGAATGATATCTGCCAGACATTATATCCTGATGATTCTACTCATGCTGGTAGAGTATTACGTTTAAAACAACAGTATTTCTTTGTATGTGCGGGTATTAATTCAATTATTCGTGCACATTTAAGAGTATATCCTGATTTAACTAACTTCCATGAAAAGAATGTTATTCAGTTAAATGATACACATCCAGTATTAGTTATTCCTGAATTAATGCGTGTATTTATTGATGATTATGGAATGGAATGGGATGATGCATGGAATATCGTATGTAAGACTTGTGCTTATACAAACCATACAATCCTTGCTGAAGCATTAGAAAAATGGCCTGTTGATATGATGAGAGACTTATTACCAAGAGTTTATCAGATCATTGAAGAAATCAATAGACGTTTCATTGGCTTCGTTAAACAGCAGACTGAAAATGATAATGACTTATTACAGAGAGTTATGATCATTAAAGATGGTCAGGTACATATGGCTAGACTTGCGATTGCAGGTTCATTTAGTGTTAATGGCGTAGCGCAGCTTCACTCTGACATCTTAAAAGAAAGAGAAATGAAGGATTTCGATACTTTATATCCTAACAAGTTCAACAATAAAACGAATGGTGTGACTCATAGAAGATGGCTTGCATATTGTAACCCACAGTTAACTTCATTAATCAATGAATCAATCGGGGATAGCTGGATGCATAGACCTGATGATTTACAGAAATTAGCACCATTTGTAGAAGACTCAATTACTCAGAGTAAATTCTACAATGTAAAACAGCAGAGAAAACAGATTCTTGCAGATTACATCAAGGAACATAATGGTATTGATGTAGATGTTAATTCTATCTTTGATATTCAGGTTAAGAGATTACATGCTTACAAGAGACAGTTATTAAATGTAATGCATATTATCTATTTATATCAGAGAATGAAAGAAGATAGCAGTTTCAGAATCTATCCACATACTTATATCTTTGGTGCAAAAGCTGCTCCTTCTTACTATTTAGCTAAGAAGATTATTAAGTTAATCAACAGCGTTGCGGATAAGGTAAACAATGACCCAGAAACAAATAAATACTTAAAGGTTGTATTTATTGAAAACTATGGTGTTACTATTGCTGAAAAGATTATTCCTGCTGCAGATGTATCTGAACAGATCTCTACTGCTGGTAAGGAAGCAAGTGGTACTTCTAACATGAAGTTCATGATGAATGGTGCTGTAACACTTGGTACATTAGATGGTGCCAATGTAGAAATTGCTGACTTAGTTGGAGATGACAACATTGTAATCTTCGGTATGAAGGATAATGAAGTCAACGAATTAAAGGCAAAAGGTACTTATAATTCTTGGAATGAATACAACAATAATCCAAACATCAAGAAGGTTGTTGATTCATTAGTCGATGGTACTTTCCATCCATCAAGAGAAGAATTCAAAATTATCTTTGATGAATTAATGAGCAGAAATGATGAATACTTCTTATTAAAAGATTTCGAAAGCTATAGACTTGCTCAGGAAAAGATCAACAACTTATATCAGAATCGTCAGAACTGGTCTAAGATGTGCTTAGCTAATATTGCGAAGAGTGGTCATTTCTCAAGCGATAGAACTATTGAAGATTATGTAAAGGATATCTGGCATTTAAATAGGGTAAAAATCTAA
- the glgB gene encoding 1,4-alpha-glucan branching protein GlgB has translation MLDNFLIKLFFEGKCLEAYKVFGAHPDKKGVRFTVYAPHARSVQVVGNFNNWDGTQHYMERYNDGGVWTLYIEGLKQYDLYKYRIETPSGAIVDRADPYAFFSEIRPGTASKVYNLEGYRWHDSRWMKSRSNNYDRNMNIYEANLGSWKMKKEFTDTSDGEFYSYEEMIDEIIPYVKKMGYTHIEVMPLNEFPFDGSWGYQATGYFSATSRYGHPKQLKEFINACHKEGIGVIMDFVPAHFVKDGHGLYQFDGGWVYEYADVNNRYSEWDSVYFDVTKDTVRSFLKSAVHFWAEEFHIDGIRFDAVSNLIYWKGNKDFGTNNGALEFLKTMNEQIHERYPAVMTIAEDSTDFPYVTKPVKDGGLGFDYKWDMGWMNDTLKYFKEDPVYRQYDHNLLTFSMMYFYSERFILPFSHDEVVHGKATILNKMWGLDGDKFAQAKALYTYMMTHPGKKLNFMGNELGEYKEWDERKALAWNILEYPQHDSFHHFMQDLNKMVEEHPALYSMDYDPEGFKWLVVDDHNQSVFSYARFDKKGNCLVVVANFIGNSHENYAVPVPFAGSYKEILNTDKDSYNGSNYTNTRALRSKKGTCINEAQSIHVKLAPFSAVVFEYHKPAKKASSPKKTKKSVVKEGK, from the coding sequence ATGTTAGATAATTTCTTGATAAAATTGTTTTTTGAAGGAAAGTGTTTAGAGGCATATAAGGTATTCGGTGCTCATCCGGATAAAAAGGGCGTTCGCTTTACAGTATATGCACCACATGCAAGAAGTGTTCAGGTTGTAGGTAATTTTAATAACTGGGATGGAACACAACATTATATGGAGAGATATAATGATGGAGGTGTGTGGACTCTCTATATTGAAGGGCTAAAGCAGTATGACCTTTATAAATATAGAATTGAAACACCTTCTGGTGCTATTGTTGATCGTGCAGATCCATATGCCTTTTTCAGTGAAATTAGACCAGGAACAGCATCTAAGGTATATAACTTAGAAGGCTATCGCTGGCATGATTCTAGATGGATGAAGTCACGTTCTAATAACTATGATCGCAACATGAATATCTATGAAGCGAATCTTGGTTCTTGGAAGATGAAAAAGGAATTTACAGACACAAGTGACGGAGAGTTCTATTCATATGAAGAAATGATTGATGAAATCATTCCTTATGTAAAGAAGATGGGCTATACACATATTGAAGTAATGCCTTTAAATGAGTTCCCATTTGATGGCTCTTGGGGATATCAGGCAACAGGTTATTTTAGTGCGACAAGTCGTTATGGACATCCAAAACAGTTAAAGGAGTTCATTAATGCGTGTCATAAAGAAGGTATAGGTGTCATTATGGACTTCGTGCCTGCTCATTTTGTAAAGGATGGACATGGTCTTTATCAGTTTGATGGAGGCTGGGTTTATGAATATGCAGATGTGAATAATCGTTATTCTGAATGGGATTCAGTATATTTTGATGTGACAAAAGATACTGTACGTTCATTCTTAAAGAGTGCTGTTCATTTCTGGGCAGAAGAATTCCATATTGATGGTATTCGTTTTGACGCTGTCAGCAACCTTATTTACTGGAAAGGTAATAAAGACTTTGGTACAAACAATGGGGCTTTAGAGTTCTTAAAGACTATGAATGAACAGATTCATGAAAGATATCCTGCAGTTATGACTATTGCAGAAGACTCAACGGATTTCCCATATGTTACTAAACCAGTTAAGGATGGCGGTTTAGGATTTGATTATAAGTGGGATATGGGCTGGATGAATGATACATTGAAGTATTTCAAAGAAGATCCAGTTTATCGTCAATATGATCATAATCTCTTAACTTTCTCAATGATGTATTTCTATTCAGAAAGATTTATTTTACCATTCTCACATGATGAAGTGGTTCATGGTAAAGCCACTATTTTAAATAAGATGTGGGGGCTTGATGGAGACAAGTTCGCACAGGCAAAAGCTTTATATACATATATGATGACTCATCCTGGTAAGAAACTTAATTTCATGGGTAATGAATTAGGTGAATACAAGGAATGGGATGAAAGAAAAGCATTGGCTTGGAATATCTTAGAATATCCACAGCATGATTCTTTCCATCATTTTATGCAGGATTTAAATAAGATGGTTGAAGAACATCCAGCTCTTTATAGTATGGATTATGATCCAGAAGGATTTAAATGGCTGGTTGTAGATGATCATAATCAGAGTGTATTCTCATATGCTCGATTTGATAAGAAAGGCAACTGTTTAGTTGTAGTCGCTAACTTTATTGGTAATAGTCATGAGAATTATGCTGTACCAGTACCGTTTGCTGGAAGCTATAAAGAAATCTTGAATACAGATAAAGATAGTTATAACGGTTCTAATTACACAAATACACGTGCTTTAAGATCAAAGAAGGGTACTTGTATCAATGAAGCACAGAGTATTCATGTGAAATTAGCGCCATTTAGCGCGGTGGTATTTGAATATCATAAGCCAGCTAAAAAAGCGTCTTCTCCAAAGAAGACAAAGAAAAGTGTTGTAAAGGAAGGAAAGTAG